In the genome of Colletotrichum lupini chromosome 8, complete sequence, one region contains:
- a CDS encoding homogentisate 1,2-dioxygenase, giving the protein MGAIIPNSERYPMASDPVLTMGASAQHAFTTDSSPEDPYIYQAGFGNRFSSEAIVKYNLYSEQLNGSTFVASRTDIQNAWFYRIFPSVAHGDISKKPRNPDIESRFTSGNENVEFVPGGLCWRAFSVPKTDGPAIDFVQGLKTIVGNGDSTTKDGLAVHVMMVRPGELAVIQSGIRFKVGLPDGPARGYIQEIFGSRYELPELGPLGSNGMALPRDFEFPVASFDMDTSEWEIVYKLAGKLWSCKQNHTPFDVVAWDGNYVPFKYAAEKFVNAAFVDKDQADPSLYTVLTAKSKMPGIPATDVMFFTPKWSSATNTFRPPYYHRNMSTEVVGIVYGGYKGTSRNLEAGGLSFQSSFMPHGETHEAFVQATTNELKAQRVGEGFLGFMFQISTHCAVTQYALERSGVLEVPPASLWDSMQGHFLEHAEEVNSDLRRRGLPTLGATLSH; this is encoded by the exons ATGGGAGCCATCATTCCCAACTCTGAGAGGTATCCCATGGCCTCAGACCCCGTATTGACAATGGGCGCCTCTGCCCAACACGCTTTCACTACGGACTCCTCTCCGGAGGATCCGTATATCTATCAAGCTGGATTTGGAAACAGATTCTCTTCTGAAGCCAT AGTAAAGTACAACCTTTATTCCGAGCAGCTCAACGGTTCTACCTTTGTTGCCTCTCGAACTGACATCCAAAATGCCTGGTTCTACCGGATTTTCCCATCTGTGGCTCACGGAGATATCTCAAAGAAGCCACGAAACCCAGAT ATTGAGTCAAGATTTACGTCTGGGAATGAGAATGTCGAGTTTGTTCCCGGAGGACTCTGTTGGAGAGCATTCTCGGTGCCAAAGACGGATGGGCCGGCTATCGACTTCGTCCAGGGGCTCAAGACGATAGTTGGGAATGGCGACTCAACGACCAAGGACGGCTTAGCTGTACACGT AATGATGGTTCGGCCTGGCGAGCTGGCGGTGATCCAGAGTGGCATCCGCTTCAAGGTCGGGTTGCCGGATGGTCCGGCCCGGGGTT ACATCCAAGAGATATTCGGAAGCCGGTACGAGCTGCCAGAACTGGGGCCGCTCGGAAGCAACGGGATGGCTTTGCCTCGCGATTTCGAGTTCCCCGTCGCCTCATTTGACATGGATACGTCGGAGTGGGAGA TCGTGTATAAACTGGCTGGAAAGCTGTGGTCCTGCAAACAGAACCACACGCCCTTTGACGTGGTCGCATGGGATGGCAA CTATGTGCCTTTCAAATATGCCGCCGAGAAGTTTGTCAATGCCGCCTTCGTGGACAAGGACCAAGCCGACCCCAGTTTGTACACCGTCTTGACGGCGAAGTCCAAGATGCCCGGTATACCTGCAACAGATGTCATGTTTTTCACGCCAAAGTGGTCTTCGGCGACGAATACCTTTCGACCTCCC TATTATCATCGAAATATGTCGACGGAGGTGGTGGGAATCGTGTATGGCGGTTACAAGGGCACCAGTCGCAATCTGGAAGCTGGTGGCCTGAGTTTCCAGTCGAGCTTCATGCCGCATGgag AAACCCATGAGGCGTTTGTGCAAGCGACTACCAATGAGCTGAAGGCTCAACGCGTGGGAGAAGGCTTTCTCG GTTTTATGTTCCAAATCAGCACTCACTGCGCGGTGACACAATATGCGTTGGAAAGGAGCGGCGTGCTGGAAG TACCGCCGGCATCTCTTTGGGACTCAATGCAAGGACACTTTCTCGAGCACGCCGAAGAAGTAAATAGCGACTTGCGAAGACGAGGACTACCGACCCTCGGGGCCACCCTGAGCCATTGA
- a CDS encoding riboflavin biosynthesis protein RibD domain-containing protein, producing MAETLQIPGPDVAWLAPRLPSESAIQSARSQGRPFVTLTFATSLDSSLSLAPGVRTRLSGSESKAMTHHLRRHHAAILVGVGTVLADDPGLNCRIHGANLDAQPRPIVLDPRGRWDFTERSKVFEVARANNGLAPFVLVGPSAVNPERKAILEAHGGKFVVLEPQTNESRFDWPSILSALHAEGLESVMIEGGGHVINSLLDPAYHRLVDRVIVTIAPTWLGRGGVVVSPDRVQNTEGMPVPAARLTDVAWHQFGEDIVLSGQPSLDT from the coding sequence ATGGCGGAAACTCTGCAGATCCCGGGCCCAGACGTGGCCTGGTTGGCTCCTCGTCTACCGTCAGAATCTGCCATCCAGTCAGCGAGATCCCAGGGCCGTCCGTTTGTTACTCTGACATTTGCAACATCACTGGATTCTTCCCTTTCCCTCGCCCCTGGTGTGCGTACGCGCCTTTCGGGTTCCGAGTCCAAGGCTATGACACACCATCTTCGTCGTCACCATGCCGCCATTCTCGTTGGCGTTGGGACTGTCCTCGCCGATGATCCAGGCTTGAACTGCCGCATCCACGGTGCAAATCTCGACGCCCAGCCACGCCCCATTGTCTTGGATCCTCGTGGCCGATGGGACTTCACCGAACGCAGCAAAGTTTTCGAAGTCGCCCGCGCCAACAACGGCTTGGCACCATTTGTGCTAGTTGGCCCGTCTGCCGTCAATCCGGAAAGAAAGGCAATCCTGGAAGCCCATGGCGGTAAATTCGTCGTCCTCGAACCTCAGACGAACGAATCGCGATTCGATTGGCCTTCCATTCTCTCTGCTCTTCACGCCGAAGGTCTGGAAAGCGTCATGATCGAAGGCGGCGGGCATGTGATCAACTCGCTTCTTGACCCTGCTTACCATCGCCTCGTTGATAGAGTCATCGTAACTATTGCGCCCACTTGGCTTGGACGCGGCGGTGTTGTTGTTTCTCCCGACCGAGTCCAGAATACCGAGGGCATGCCTGTGCCAGCCGCCAGGCTCACAGATGTTGCTTGGCACCAGTTTGGTGAAGACATAGTTCTCTCCGGTCAACCAAGTCTAGACACCTAG
- a CDS encoding NCS1 nucleoside transporter — protein MSSRTSITLKDQVDTYDMESQPPVSKGHGGITHLLTVQDGDQDRTETKRNPKWYQRLLDAGVEENGIQPVPLNERTNTNYSNLFTVFFTSLLCLLPIPTGALATAQLGLSLRDASLVIVFFALLTCVPPAFMGIAGSHTGLRQLVQARYSFGYYLVGIPLLLNAATVTGFSLSSSIVGGQTLAAVNPGHIDVKIGIVIACLVSFAASFIGYRALHMWERWQWLPNLVAIVIAVGCGGKHLWKQAETSPPTAAQILNYGGLMAGYFITFGGTASDFTAYHNPNKTTKFRIFSYIYLGILTPSVPLLILGAAIGGALNNVPEWKLGWDTYGIGGVMAAMLAPAGGFGKFVLVVLALSVIGNIATSMYSVALCMQQMLPVFTKVPRIVFVVVALGIMIPMAIRAAESWADSLENFLGLIGYWAGCFDAVIIEELVLFRRMNYSSYDPAAWNVARLLPSGLAALGASLLSFGLIIPGMDQAWYTGPIARVTGDIGFESAFVLTAISYAPLRWLEIRKRGHV, from the exons ATGTCATCCCGAACCTCGATCACGCTGAAGGATCAGGTTGACACGTACGATATGGAGAGTCAGCCTCCTGTCTCGAAAGGTCATGGCGGCATCACCCATTTGCTGACCGTCCAAGATGGCGATCAAGACCGGACGGAGACGAAAAGAAATCCGAAGTGGTATCAGCGGCTATTAGATGCTGGCGTTGAGGAAAACGGGATCCAACCAGTACCTCTCAATGAGCGGACCAATACCAACTACAGCAATCTCTTCACCGTTTTCTTCACAAGTCTGCTTTGCTTATTGCC GATCCCAACCGGCGCCTTAGCCACAGCTCAGCTCGGACTGAGTCTGAGGGATGCCTCACTGGTCATCGTCTTCTTCGCTTTGTTGACCTGTGTGCCTCCAGCATTCATGGGCATCGCTGGCTCGCATACCGGACTCAGGCAGCTTGTCCAAGCTAGGTATTCGTTTGG ATACTATCTTGTGGGCATTCCTCTCCTTCTCAACGCCGCGACTGTGACCGGATTCTCTCTCTCGTCTTCGATTGTTGGCGGCCAAACTCTCGCGGCCGTTAACCCGGGACACATTGATGTCAAGATCGGGATCGTCATCGCCTGCCTTGTAAGCTTTGCAGCTTCGTTCATTGGGTATCGCGCGCTCCACATGTGGGAACGCTGGCAATGGCTTCCGAACCTCGTTGCAATTGTCATAGCCGTAGGTTGCGGTGGGAAACATCTGTGGAAACAGGCCGAGACGTCGCCTCCAACAGCAGCTCAGATACTCAACTACGGAGGTCTGATGGCCGGTTACTTCATAACCTTTGGCGGTACTGCATCGGACTTCACTGCGTACCACAACCCCAACAAGACAACCAA GTTCAGGATCTTTTCCTACATATACCTCGGGATCTTGACACCCTCGGTCCCGCTGCTTATCTTAGGAGCGGCGATTGGAGGTGCTCTCAACAATGTCCCCGAATGGAAGTTGGGATGGGACACGTATGGCATTGGCGGCGTCATGGCAGCTATGTTGGCTCCTGCTGGCGGCTTTGGCAAATTCGTACTGGTTGTCCTCGCACTGAGCGTGATCGGCAACATCGCGACGTCCATGTACTCCGTTGCTCTCTGTATGCAGCAGATGCTCCCGGTCTTCACAAAGGTCCCTCGCATTGTCTTTGTCGTCGTTGCGCTCGGAATCATGATTCCCATGGCAATTCGCGCTGCTGAGTCGTGGGCCGATTCTCTCGAGAACTTCTTGGGCTTGATCGGTTACTGGGCCGGTTGCTTCGACGCTGTCATTATTGAAGAACTGGTGTTGTTCCGTCGAATGAACTACAGCTCGTACGACCCTGCAGCGTGGAACGTTGCCCGACTATTGCCCTCCGGACTCGCTGCCCTTGGAGCGAGCCTGCTGAGCTTCGGGCTCATCATACCAGGGATGGATCAGGCCTGGTACACTGGTCCGATCGCGAGAGTGACCGGAGATATAGGCTTCGAGTCCGCGTTTGTTCTGACGGCAATTTCCTATGCACCCTTGAGATGGCTGGAAATCAGGAAGCGAGGACACGTCTAG
- a CDS encoding cytochrome P450, whose amino-acid sequence MDSTQSTSAWTTTAACVAIVVLLILIRPRSSWTTTAACVAIVVLLILIRPRSSWGHPPLPPGPPGEFLLGHLRVIPKQNTAQTYAEWARKYDSDVIHVKSLGQSIVVLNSVEAAKDLLDRRGANYCDRPRFTLFEVMGWGKTLTFLPFGPRWQMHRKLLQTTFSNTNVRQWYPLQVAEARKSVHGIVSNPDSWQMSIKRFAVAIVLKVSYGVDVHEDNDPYVKIAQDAMYATGNGGAPANSIVDIFPPARHLPVWLVRDWSLKFAREWGWAIRKLHDVPFAVAQEELARGKDSPSFAHRLLETYSSNAKRGLDNEWTLDDIKGAAGAIFIAGADTTWATMVAFVLNMVLHPEIQEKAQACIERVVGLGRLPDLSDRPSLPYIDHIVQEVYRWSPLAPLGIPHKSLENDVYNGMFIPKGSIVFFNSSAMTQDERVYKDPKSFNPDRYQPESSGGHGEPLPLGQFGFGRRVCVGRFLADNSVWIAVATMLATLKIGKKVGPDGQVMEPKIAFTNGGTCHPEHFECSIIPRSQRAQELLRQSVSS is encoded by the exons ATGGACTCGACTCAAAGCACCTCAGCATGGACTACAACAGCCGCTTGTGTAGCTATTGTAGTCCTCCTCATCTTGATAAGACCGCGGTCATCATGGACTACAACAGCCGCTTGTGTAGCTATTGTAGTCCTCCTCATCTTGATAAGACCGCGGTCATCATGGGGCCATCCGCCATTACCTCCGGGTCCGCCGGGCGAGTTTCTCCTCGGCCACCTCCGTGTTATACCCAAACAGAACACTGCCCAAACATACGCAGAGTGGGCAAGAAAGTATG actCGGATGTCATTCACGTCAAATCTCTCGGCCAATCCATCGTGGTGCTTAACAGTGTCGAGGCTGCCAAGGATCTTCTCGATCGTAGGGGGGCCAACTACTGTGACAGACCCAGATTCACTCTGTTTGAGGT CATGGGCTGGGGCAAGACGCTGACCTTCCTGCCCTTCGGACCCCGCTGGCAGATGCACCGAAAGCTGCTGCAGACCACTTTCAGTAACACCAATGTCCGGCAGTGGTACCCTCTGCAGGTCGCCGAGGCCCGCAAATCCGTTCATGGCATCGTCAGCAACCCTGACAGCTGGCAAATGTCCATCAAAAG ATTCGCCGTTGCTATCGTCCTCAAAGTGAGCTATGGAGTTGACGTTCATGAGGATAACGACCCGTACGTCAAGATTGCCCAAGATGCCATGTACGCAACTGGAAATGGTGGTGCACCCGCCAACAGCATCGTCGACATCTTTCCCCCTG CTCGTCATTTGCCCGTATGGCTAGTTCGAGACTGGTCGCTGAAATTCGCGCGAGAATGGGGATGGGCTATACGCAAGTTGCATGACGTTCCATTTGCTGTTGCGCAGGAAGAGTTG GCTCGCGGCAAGGACAGCCCTTCCTTCGCACATAGGTTATTGGAAACCTATTCCTCCAACGCCAAGAGAGGACTCGACAATGAATGGACACTTGACGACATCAAAGGAGCAGCAGGCGCCATCTTCATCGCAGGGGCCGATACG ACTTGGGCCACCATGGTCGCCTTTGTTTTGAACATGGTTCTCCATCCTGAGATTCAAGAAAAAGCGCAGGCCTGCATCGAGCGCGTGGTTGGGCTCGGTAGACTGCCCGATCTTTCAGACAGGCCATCCCTCCCATACATTGACCATATCGTTCAGGAAGTCTACCG ATGGTCACCATTGGCACCGTTAGGAATTCCCCACAAATCTCTTGAGAACGACGTCTATAACGGCATGTTCATCCCTAAAGG GTCTATTGTATTCTTCAATTCAAGCGCAATGACTCAGGACGAGCGGGTGTACAAGGACCCCAAGTCTTTCAACCCGGACAGATATCAACCAGAGTCTTCGGGAGGCCATGGTGAGCCCTTGCCACTTGGCCAGTTTGGCTTTGGACGCCGAGTCTGCGTTGGACGCTTCCTGGCAGACAACAGTGTCTGGATAGCAGTTGCAACAATGCTTGCCACTCTCAAGATTGGTAAGAAAGTCGGACCAGACGGCCAAGTCATGGAGCCCAAGATTGCCTTCACCAATGGTGGAACCTG TCATCCGGAACATTTTGAATGCTCCATAATACCACGCAGCCAAAGGGCACAGGAGTTGCTGCGACAGTCGGTCTCTTCTTGA
- a CDS encoding ribokinase: MAATKTPQITVLGSLNIDLTSYVPHHPLPGETLTSNSVVISPGGKGANQAVACAKLSRSREAPNDAAAETASVSMIGAVGSDSYGDLLLKNLGEHGVRTDRIAVGSDLKTGMAIIVVDEPTGQNRIILAPEANHAVTPEKFGALPETLDPKPDLLVMQLEVPLETVLAALRSAKAAAVPVLLNPAPAQRLPDEAYDGLAHLVVNETEAAILSGCDESELDTPEGLKRVGEWFMAKKVSNVIITLGGRGVYYANKEGAAELIAAQKVKVVDTTAAGDTFVGSYCVAAVTAQAKGVAFDISSAIKSANNAAAKTVERKGAQTSIPWRDELQ; encoded by the coding sequence ATGGCTGCCACCAAGACCCCCCAGATCACCGTTCTCGGCTCCCTCAACATCGATTTGACCTCCTACGTCCCCCACCACCCCCTGCCGGGCGAGACCCTCACCTCGAACTCTGTTGTCATTTCGCCTGGAGGAAAGGGCGCAAACCAGGCCGTCGCCTGCGCCAAGCTCTCCCGCTCCCGCGAAGCCCCCAACGATGCCGCCGCCGAAACCGCCTCCGTCTCCATGATCGGCGCCGTTGGCAGCGACTCCTACGGCGACCTCCTCCTCAAGAACCTCGGCGAGCACGGCGTTCGCACCGATCGCATCGCCGTGGGTAGCGACCTCAAGACCGGCATGgccatcatcgtcgtcgatgaACCCACCGGACAGAACCGCATCATCCTCGCTCCCGAGGCCAACCACGCCGTCACCCCCGAAAAGTTCGGCGCCCTCCCCGAGACCCTCGACCCCAAGCCCGACCTGCTGGTGATGCAGCTCGAGGTACCCCTCGAGACCGTCCTCGCCGCCCTCCGCTCCGCAAAGGCCGCCGCCGTCCCCGTCCTCCTCAACCCCGCTCCGGCACAGCGCCTCCCTGACGAGGCCTATGACGGACTCGCCCATCTCGTCGTCAACGAGACCGAGGCCGCCATCCTCTCCGGCTGCGACGAGTCCGAGCTCGACACCCCCGAGGGCCTCAAGCGCGTTGGCGAGTGGTTCATGGCCAAGAAGGTCAGCAACGTCATCATCACCCTCGGTGGCCGCGGCGTCTACTACGCCAACAAGGAGGGCGCCGCCGAGCTCATCGCCGCCCAAAAGGTCAAGGTCGTCgacaccaccgccgccggcgACACCTTTGTCGGCTCCTACTGCGTTGCCGCCGTGACCGCCCAGGCCAAGGGTGTGGCTTTCGACATTTCCTCCGCCATCAAGAGCGCCAACAATGCGGCGGCCAAGACGGTCGAGCGTAAGGGCGCGCAAACATCCATTCCTTGGAGAGATGAGTTGCAGTAA